A region of Myxococcus stipitatus DSM 14675 DNA encodes the following proteins:
- a CDS encoding nuclear transport factor 2 family protein, translated as MRRALPIGFALVCLASVAHAQQLSEAAESEAITRTALNYAEGWYEGDGAKMASSLHPELAKRIVQKDAEGRAELGQMSALALRDATAAGSGTGTPPERRFKDVRILEASANTAHVRVEMSDWIDYMQMARWNGQWKILNVLWELKPKQAPAVVDEAALKRTVLDYVDGLFSGDTWHMERALHPDLVRRTVTVLASGRSKLRSQSAMTLWLLSREGGCGEAGHGRRPRREVVLLDAFENIAFLKVQTADTVEYLHVARWSGQWKVVSVLWEPRAE; from the coding sequence ATGAGAAGAGCCCTTCCCATTGGTTTCGCACTCGTGTGTCTGGCCAGCGTGGCCCATGCGCAGCAGCTCTCGGAGGCGGCGGAGAGTGAGGCCATCACTCGGACGGCGCTGAACTACGCGGAGGGTTGGTACGAGGGGGATGGCGCGAAGATGGCGAGCTCGCTCCACCCGGAATTGGCCAAGCGCATCGTGCAGAAGGACGCGGAGGGCCGGGCGGAGCTGGGGCAGATGAGCGCGCTGGCGCTGCGTGACGCCACGGCGGCGGGCTCCGGGACGGGCACGCCTCCGGAGCGGCGGTTCAAGGACGTGCGGATTCTCGAGGCGTCCGCGAACACGGCTCACGTCCGGGTCGAGATGAGCGACTGGATTGATTACATGCAGATGGCCCGGTGGAACGGGCAGTGGAAGATTCTCAATGTGCTCTGGGAGCTGAAGCCCAAGCAGGCGCCGGCGGTGGTGGACGAAGCGGCCCTCAAGCGGACCGTCCTGGACTACGTCGACGGCCTGTTCTCCGGGGACACGTGGCACATGGAGCGCGCGCTGCACCCGGACCTGGTCCGCCGCACCGTGACGGTGCTGGCCAGCGGTCGCAGCAAGCTGCGCTCGCAATCCGCGATGACGCTGTGGCTGCTCTCACGGGAGGGCGGCTGTGGCGAGGCGGGGCACGGGCGTCGGCCGCGCCGCGAGGTCGTCCTCCTGGACGCGTTCGAGAACATCGCGTTCCTGAAGGTCCAGACGGCGGACACCGTGGAGTACCTCCACGTGGCCCGCTGGAGTGGCCAGTGGAAGGTCGTGAGTGTGCTGTGGGAGCCCCGGGCGGAGTAG
- a CDS encoding long-chain-fatty-acid--CoA ligase, whose protein sequence is MSSINPTGGAGAGKVGLPDLRKAEAPPAPTEAAKPPEAETPKPAKKEVASTFEGTKPAKAPGTELRPGPLSKNPGAPKPTRERPEDPLVGTFAASRTTRATPPSPVEHEGKKWDVAGIVMKDGEPHAQLQEAGVQPRYMPMVEVLKGRVVEFPDDKGVLEKYRLIGTRQTKDSETGKPTEVLVLHKLADSAEPVPLRTQQPARGYPIRNRPLSAAPAVNLSKDKEVLVPMSAADKVLFTFNTGDRTPSDRHTYSLGVMRYDSFLLTPQEPAQTKYVPLESLGKVEARLSGREMEGVYTLEATANGGIQASGMDKDGHTGTSAIQPSAVAGRYVLVPAPDFGGVVALDAFNFAEAKARATAATHATEGSRPISDPLIGTLPTTVRAQVDRGTASLQHIKKLLDDPKATGPVTLFNVDLGIGGKGATEEGNNHAQAVLDSLVAYRTRNPDAPMQVIADERMWNNREMNKDLTTRLQDAGIDIVFPRSTAKPRINHSKGACVGERVVLTTAAVVPKTTTKSDITTELPPEAAGLYRDYLSLTFKTGEFTSADKEKLESLVAGLAKHGVVANDPMTKIPMVARAMDGLITGATRSLRFLGSELKDVDTAQKFIDQAKAGVQVLIQYREIDPQSESMLKAAMKDLPHLKLEKVDDWKPYPHFNALIADDSQAYVGTAYLWPNQLSMAHHGLSHESGVVLGEDSVKDLLRQFDDLEAKTRPA, encoded by the coding sequence ATGAGCTCTATCAATCCCACGGGTGGTGCTGGAGCCGGCAAGGTCGGCCTGCCGGACCTCCGCAAGGCCGAAGCGCCCCCCGCCCCCACGGAAGCGGCCAAGCCTCCTGAGGCGGAGACGCCGAAGCCCGCGAAGAAGGAGGTGGCCTCCACCTTCGAGGGCACGAAGCCCGCGAAGGCGCCCGGCACCGAGCTTCGCCCCGGCCCCTTGTCCAAGAACCCCGGCGCCCCCAAGCCCACCCGCGAGCGGCCCGAGGACCCACTCGTGGGGACCTTCGCGGCCTCTCGGACCACTCGCGCCACGCCCCCCTCCCCCGTCGAGCATGAAGGCAAGAAGTGGGACGTCGCCGGCATCGTCATGAAGGACGGCGAGCCCCACGCCCAGCTCCAGGAAGCCGGAGTGCAACCGCGCTACATGCCCATGGTCGAGGTCTTGAAAGGCCGCGTCGTGGAGTTCCCAGACGACAAAGGCGTCCTCGAGAAGTACCGCCTCATCGGGACCCGCCAGACGAAGGACTCCGAGACCGGAAAGCCGACGGAGGTCCTGGTCCTTCACAAGCTCGCGGACAGCGCGGAGCCCGTGCCCCTGCGCACGCAGCAGCCCGCGCGCGGCTATCCCATCCGCAACCGCCCGCTCAGCGCGGCCCCCGCGGTGAACCTCTCCAAGGACAAGGAGGTCCTCGTCCCCATGAGCGCCGCCGACAAGGTCCTGTTCACCTTCAACACGGGCGACCGCACTCCGAGCGACCGGCACACCTACTCGCTCGGCGTCATGCGCTACGACTCCTTCCTCCTCACCCCCCAGGAGCCCGCGCAGACGAAGTACGTCCCCCTGGAGTCCCTCGGCAAGGTCGAGGCCCGGCTGAGCGGACGGGAGATGGAGGGGGTCTACACGCTCGAAGCCACCGCGAACGGCGGCATCCAGGCGTCCGGCATGGACAAGGACGGCCACACCGGCACCAGCGCCATCCAGCCCTCCGCCGTCGCGGGGCGCTACGTCCTGGTCCCCGCTCCTGACTTCGGAGGAGTGGTCGCGCTGGATGCGTTCAACTTCGCCGAGGCGAAGGCGCGGGCCACCGCGGCCACGCACGCGACGGAGGGCTCCCGCCCCATCTCCGACCCGCTCATCGGCACCCTGCCCACGACGGTCCGCGCCCAGGTGGACCGAGGCACCGCGTCGCTCCAGCACATCAAGAAGCTGCTGGACGACCCGAAGGCCACGGGGCCCGTGACACTCTTCAACGTCGACCTCGGCATCGGGGGCAAAGGCGCGACGGAGGAAGGCAACAATCACGCCCAGGCCGTCCTGGACTCGCTCGTCGCCTACCGGACTCGCAATCCAGACGCGCCCATGCAAGTCATCGCCGACGAGCGGATGTGGAACAACCGCGAGATGAACAAGGACCTGACGACCCGTCTCCAGGACGCGGGCATCGACATCGTCTTTCCGCGCAGCACGGCGAAGCCTCGCATCAACCACTCCAAGGGCGCCTGTGTGGGCGAGCGCGTGGTGCTCACGACGGCCGCGGTGGTCCCCAAGACGACGACCAAGTCGGACATCACCACCGAGCTCCCTCCCGAGGCCGCCGGCCTCTACCGCGACTACCTGAGCCTCACCTTCAAGACCGGGGAGTTCACCTCCGCGGACAAGGAGAAGCTGGAGTCACTCGTCGCGGGCCTCGCGAAGCATGGCGTGGTGGCCAACGACCCGATGACGAAAATCCCCATGGTGGCGCGAGCCATGGACGGCCTCATCACCGGAGCCACCCGCAGCCTGCGCTTCCTGGGCAGCGAGCTGAAGGACGTCGACACCGCCCAGAAGTTCATCGACCAGGCGAAGGCGGGCGTCCAGGTCCTCATCCAGTACCGGGAGATCGACCCGCAGTCCGAGAGCATGTTGAAAGCGGCGATGAAGGACCTCCCCCACCTGAAGCTGGAGAAGGTCGACGACTGGAAGCCCTACCCGCACTTCAACGCCCTCATCGCGGATGACTCGCAGGCCTATGTGGGAACGGCCTACCTCTGGCCCAACCAGCTCTCGATGGCCCACCACGGCCTCTCGCACGAGAGTGGCGTGGTGTTGGGCGAAGACTCCGTGAAGGACCTGCTGCGCCAGTTCGACGACCTGGAGGCGAAGACGCGTCCCGCCTGA
- a CDS encoding endoglucanase, whose product MAAFGLLLLPATEASAQTALKYLSEPASGQTVRAWDCCKPSGAWPGKADVSTPVKACAKDGVTAVSATMQSGCAGGSSYACNNNQPWAVNANMSYGFARANLPGRPESDTSCACYALQFTSSAVKGKTHVVQLIGQGPDIGANVFELLIPGGGVGLFNGCQSQWGAPSTGWGDQYGGVRSKAECSQLPSQLRAGCNWRFDWFLNADNPSVSFRRVKCPTAITDRSGCRRKVD is encoded by the coding sequence ATGGCTGCGTTCGGCCTCTTGCTCCTTCCCGCCACGGAGGCTTCAGCGCAGACGGCCTTGAAGTATCTGTCCGAGCCTGCCTCGGGGCAGACGGTGCGCGCCTGGGACTGCTGCAAGCCCAGCGGCGCGTGGCCGGGGAAGGCCGACGTCAGCACTCCGGTCAAGGCGTGCGCCAAGGATGGCGTCACAGCCGTCAGTGCGACCATGCAAAGCGGCTGCGCGGGCGGCAGCAGCTATGCCTGCAACAACAATCAGCCGTGGGCCGTGAATGCAAACATGTCCTATGGCTTCGCCAGGGCGAACCTCCCCGGGAGGCCAGAGTCCGACACGAGCTGCGCCTGTTATGCCTTGCAGTTCACCAGCTCGGCCGTGAAGGGCAAGACGCACGTGGTCCAATTGATTGGCCAGGGGCCGGATATCGGCGCGAACGTCTTCGAACTGCTCATTCCTGGCGGTGGCGTGGGCCTCTTCAACGGCTGCCAGAGCCAATGGGGCGCCCCCAGCACCGGCTGGGGTGACCAGTACGGCGGCGTCAGGAGCAAGGCCGAGTGCTCCCAGTTGCCGTCACAGCTGCGAGCAGGCTGCAACTGGCGCTTCGACTGGTTCCTGAACGCGGACAACCCGAGCGTGAGCTTCCGTCGGGTCAAGTGCCCCACGGCCATCACCGACAGGTCTGGCTGCCGCCGCAAGGTGGACTGA
- a CDS encoding WD40/YVTN/BNR-like repeat-containing protein, which translates to MTRGASVLLLVMLWMALPSGALASPRPSVDLGVRELKVEKLMAISRRTDTDWWALAEVKVAPQMWLRQVVYRSADSGRSWHEDRASSESLSRSLVVPSFLFEKQYSPSVDFFVWYTPEIGLMAGYLGAAVLRTSDGGRSWHSVAFPRQDPTWIYDLERAGPRTWICGSSGTIYRSDDSGASWLELKGTPFTSEDRCMSLSFLDAERGWAAGMRGSLWATKDGGTTWRRIETPWPPAPARGPATMLREVTLLTPQVAWLQGSAGRFQTTDGGTTWNLRPPAPEERDASPRVTTLAGGRRIITWESSKHGGAVHARTPAFGEPMTVMGADTLVKVRGRLLHTLRGGRLVRTSPLTTPGSGALTRLDGLETAKPTTWTGWKGAQVMLSHDQGRSWFSVGRVPEAPLRSLSITEDDVLVAWAQSQRSFASSDFGLTWGQSTAESPALATGVPLTEQEYQLHCLLNAPEAAVKVRFGLVGCNADEENHLALEVSNARALLSGKYPARKKPLTVQSRVLSPDEARRFLRALVAAATREEKPLGCESNSRYRAVLEWSCSPGSSVRHSLEYEAEACGPRTHATLVGEAMVAGDSESEGYARALGVHDLAARALEGTLP; encoded by the coding sequence GTGACGCGTGGTGCATCGGTGCTGCTGCTCGTCATGCTGTGGATGGCGCTTCCCTCGGGCGCCCTGGCTTCGCCGCGGCCGTCGGTGGACCTGGGTGTCCGCGAGCTGAAGGTCGAGAAGTTGATGGCCATCAGTCGGCGCACGGACACGGACTGGTGGGCCCTGGCGGAAGTGAAGGTCGCTCCCCAGATGTGGCTTCGCCAGGTCGTCTACCGGAGCGCGGATTCGGGTCGGTCGTGGCACGAGGACCGAGCGTCCTCGGAGTCGCTCTCTCGCTCCCTTGTCGTCCCGTCATTCCTGTTCGAGAAGCAGTACAGCCCCTCCGTCGACTTCTTCGTCTGGTACACGCCTGAGATTGGCCTCATGGCGGGGTACCTTGGCGCGGCGGTGCTGCGGACCTCGGATGGCGGTCGCTCCTGGCACTCCGTCGCGTTTCCACGACAGGACCCGACCTGGATCTACGACCTGGAGCGGGCGGGTCCACGCACGTGGATCTGCGGCTCGTCCGGAACCATCTACCGCAGTGATGATTCCGGTGCGTCCTGGCTGGAACTGAAGGGGACACCCTTCACTTCCGAGGACCGCTGCATGAGCCTCTCCTTCCTGGACGCGGAGCGCGGTTGGGCCGCGGGGATGCGAGGCTCCTTGTGGGCGACGAAGGATGGTGGAACGACCTGGCGTCGCATCGAGACGCCCTGGCCCCCGGCACCAGCTCGAGGGCCCGCCACGATGCTTCGCGAGGTGACCCTGTTGACGCCCCAGGTGGCCTGGCTCCAGGGCTCCGCGGGCCGCTTCCAGACCACCGATGGAGGGACGACATGGAACCTCCGGCCTCCAGCCCCCGAAGAGCGTGACGCGTCCCCACGGGTCACGACGCTCGCCGGAGGAAGGCGCATCATCACCTGGGAGTCCTCGAAGCACGGAGGCGCCGTGCATGCGCGGACACCGGCCTTCGGCGAGCCCATGACGGTCATGGGGGCCGACACGCTCGTGAAGGTCCGAGGCCGCCTCCTGCACACCCTTCGAGGGGGGCGCCTCGTGAGGACTTCTCCGCTCACCACGCCGGGCTCGGGGGCCCTCACGAGGCTCGATGGCCTGGAGACCGCCAAGCCCACCACCTGGACCGGCTGGAAGGGGGCCCAGGTGATGTTGTCCCATGACCAGGGGCGGAGCTGGTTCTCGGTGGGGCGCGTCCCCGAGGCCCCTCTGCGCTCGCTGAGCATCACGGAGGACGACGTGCTCGTTGCTTGGGCGCAGTCGCAGCGCTCGTTCGCCTCCTCCGATTTCGGCCTGACCTGGGGGCAGAGCACGGCCGAGAGCCCTGCCTTGGCCACAGGCGTGCCGCTGACGGAGCAGGAGTACCAGCTCCACTGTCTGCTCAATGCGCCAGAGGCCGCGGTGAAGGTGCGCTTCGGCCTCGTCGGCTGCAATGCCGACGAGGAGAATCACCTCGCCCTGGAGGTCTCGAACGCGCGCGCGCTGCTCTCCGGAAAGTACCCGGCTCGGAAGAAGCCCCTCACGGTCCAGTCGCGCGTGCTGTCCCCTGACGAGGCCCGACGCTTCCTCCGCGCACTGGTCGCCGCCGCCACCCGGGAGGAGAAGCCACTCGGTTGCGAGTCCAACTCCCGGTACAGGGCCGTCCTCGAGTGGTCCTGCTCACCTGGGAGTTCCGTGCGCCACTCCCTCGAGTATGAGGCCGAGGCCTGTGGCCCTCGCACCCACGCGACCCTCGTGGGCGAGGCGATGGTGGCGGGTGATTCGGAATCAGAGGGCTATGCGCGTGCCCTCGGTGTGCACGACCTGGCGGCTCGTGCATTGGAGGGCACGCTGCCGTGA
- a CDS encoding fatty acyl-AMP ligase, with product MTAAIPPSITTLSSLLRWRAETQPDAPAYTFLVNGEDQERRWSYAELDRNTRAIAAALQEQGAAEDRALLLFAPGLDYIGAFYGCLTAGVAAVPVYPPQNEQTLARLLSIIADAKPRFALTTSDILESVKAFSETTPVLKELHWIAVDALPSGLEARWKEPRLTGESMAFLQYTSGSTSTPKGVMVSHRNLLANQEMIRRGFGSDPASTIVGWLPLYHDMGLIGTVMHPLYLGGHGVLMSPWAFLQRPVRWLRAVSKYRGVVSGGPNFGYALCVRKVKPEQREGLDLSSWKVAFNGAEPVRADTLERFAETFAPQGFQKAALYPCYGLAEATLYASGGMRMASHRTLTVEAGALERNRVVVAPPGAENTRVLVSCGRAWAGGQVRIANPETSQSCADGEVGEIWVSGPHVTQGYWGRGEHNAETFQARVQGHEAEGGYLRTGDLGFQREGELYVTGRLKDLIIVDGRNHYPQDIEQTVEVQHEGFRLGCCVAFSVEQSNEEKLVVLIEVDRQYTPPGDSAGAQVLDTKEVTRKVRQALAAAHSLDVHELVLLQHGEVLKTSSGKVQRRACRAKYLENALQRWPG from the coding sequence GTGACCGCCGCCATTCCTCCGTCCATCACCACGCTGAGCTCACTGCTGCGCTGGCGCGCCGAGACCCAGCCCGACGCTCCCGCCTACACCTTCCTCGTCAACGGCGAGGACCAGGAGCGGCGGTGGAGCTATGCGGAGCTCGACCGGAACACCCGAGCCATCGCCGCCGCGCTCCAGGAGCAAGGCGCGGCCGAGGACCGGGCGCTGCTGCTGTTCGCGCCGGGGCTCGACTACATCGGGGCCTTCTATGGCTGCCTCACGGCGGGCGTGGCGGCGGTGCCCGTCTATCCGCCGCAGAACGAGCAGACGCTGGCGCGACTGCTCTCCATCATCGCGGACGCGAAGCCCCGCTTCGCACTCACCACGAGCGACATCCTGGAGAGCGTGAAGGCGTTCTCGGAGACGACGCCCGTGCTGAAGGAGCTGCACTGGATCGCCGTGGATGCGTTGCCCTCGGGGCTGGAGGCGCGGTGGAAGGAGCCTCGGCTCACGGGCGAGAGCATGGCCTTTCTCCAGTACACGTCCGGCTCCACGTCGACGCCGAAGGGCGTCATGGTGTCTCACCGGAACCTGCTGGCCAATCAGGAGATGATTCGGCGGGGCTTCGGCAGCGACCCGGCCTCGACCATCGTCGGATGGCTGCCGCTGTACCACGACATGGGACTCATCGGCACGGTGATGCATCCGCTGTATCTGGGCGGGCACGGCGTGTTGATGTCGCCGTGGGCCTTCTTGCAGCGGCCGGTGCGCTGGCTGCGTGCGGTCAGCAAGTACCGGGGCGTGGTGAGCGGAGGCCCGAACTTCGGCTATGCGCTGTGCGTGCGGAAGGTGAAGCCCGAGCAGCGAGAGGGCTTGGACCTGAGCTCCTGGAAGGTCGCCTTCAACGGCGCGGAGCCCGTGCGAGCGGACACGCTGGAGCGCTTCGCGGAGACCTTCGCGCCGCAGGGCTTCCAGAAGGCGGCGCTCTATCCTTGCTACGGACTCGCCGAGGCGACGCTCTATGCCTCCGGCGGGATGCGCATGGCGTCGCACCGCACCCTCACGGTGGAAGCAGGCGCCCTGGAGCGCAATCGCGTCGTGGTCGCGCCCCCAGGCGCGGAGAACACGCGAGTGCTGGTGAGCTGCGGCAGGGCCTGGGCGGGAGGACAGGTCCGCATCGCCAACCCGGAGACGTCCCAGTCCTGCGCGGATGGCGAGGTGGGTGAAATCTGGGTGTCCGGGCCGCACGTCACCCAGGGCTACTGGGGCCGAGGCGAGCACAACGCGGAGACGTTCCAGGCGCGCGTCCAGGGGCATGAGGCGGAAGGGGGTTACCTGCGCACGGGGGACCTGGGGTTCCAGCGGGAGGGCGAGCTGTACGTCACCGGGCGCCTGAAGGACCTCATCATCGTGGATGGTCGCAACCACTATCCGCAGGACATCGAGCAGACGGTGGAGGTGCAGCACGAGGGCTTCCGGCTCGGCTGCTGCGTGGCCTTCTCGGTGGAGCAGTCGAACGAGGAGAAGCTCGTGGTGCTCATCGAGGTGGACCGTCAGTACACGCCGCCGGGAGACAGCGCGGGGGCGCAGGTCCTGGACACGAAGGAGGTGACCCGGAAGGTGCGGCAGGCGCTCGCCGCGGCGCACTCGCTGGATGTCCACGAGCTGGTCCTGCTCCAGCATGGCGAGGTGCTCAAGACCTCCAGCGGCAAGGTGCAGCGTCGCGCGTGCCGGGCGAAGTACCTGGAGAACGCGCTCCAGCGCTGGCCGGGCTGA
- a CDS encoding MFS transporter → MTAAAHFSLGRALSVWLGQVLSLFGSSLTSFALGVWMYQTTGGVTRFALIMLCAALPGVLLGPVTGALVDRWPLRRGLLLSDTVAGLMTMVLALLLLTGQLRPWHAYVTTAIVSMASAFQQPAFAVLVSTVVPPQHLGRANGLIQLGLACAQLGAPLASAALLAVVGLEGILLLDAGTFLLGVLPLFLLRIPERPASTSVEGPPSLLSLVREGGAYLRGTPGLLALFLFLAGSNFITGVVEVLVTPLVLALADVKALGMLTTAGGVGLLVGSVVMSAWGGPRRQVHGVLLFQLTCGLSLVVVGFGTSLPLLAAVSFAFFFGIPLINGASQSLLQRIVPLALRGRVFAFSSAITGMMLPLAYSLSGPLADLVFEPALRPGGSLVPLLGTLIGTGAGRGIALMFLLAGTLTVLLTGLAALHRPLRALDARPEASPGPSASEPPIPTSSEGALP, encoded by the coding sequence ATGACGGCGGCCGCGCACTTCTCGCTGGGCCGTGCCCTGTCCGTGTGGCTGGGACAGGTGCTCTCGTTGTTCGGCTCCTCGCTGACCAGCTTCGCGCTGGGCGTGTGGATGTACCAGACGACGGGCGGCGTGACGCGCTTCGCGCTCATCATGCTGTGTGCCGCGCTCCCGGGCGTCCTGCTCGGTCCCGTGACGGGCGCGCTGGTGGACCGCTGGCCGCTGCGCCGGGGGCTGCTGCTGAGCGACACGGTGGCGGGACTGATGACGATGGTGCTCGCGCTGCTGCTCCTCACCGGACAGCTCCGCCCCTGGCACGCCTACGTCACGACCGCCATCGTCTCCATGGCCAGCGCCTTCCAGCAGCCCGCCTTCGCGGTCCTGGTGTCCACGGTGGTGCCGCCCCAGCACCTGGGCCGCGCCAACGGCCTCATCCAGCTGGGGCTCGCCTGCGCGCAGTTGGGCGCACCGCTGGCCAGCGCCGCCCTGCTCGCGGTGGTGGGCTTGGAGGGCATCCTGTTGCTCGACGCGGGGACCTTCCTCCTCGGTGTCCTGCCGCTCTTCCTGCTGCGCATCCCGGAGCGACCCGCCTCCACGTCCGTGGAAGGCCCGCCCTCGCTCCTGTCGCTGGTGCGCGAGGGCGGGGCCTATCTGCGCGGCACTCCGGGCCTGTTGGCGCTGTTCCTCTTCCTCGCGGGAAGCAACTTCATCACGGGCGTCGTCGAGGTGCTGGTGACGCCCCTGGTGCTGGCGCTCGCGGACGTGAAGGCCCTGGGCATGCTCACCACGGCGGGAGGTGTCGGGCTGCTCGTGGGCAGCGTGGTGATGAGCGCATGGGGCGGACCTCGCCGACAGGTGCACGGCGTGCTGCTCTTCCAGCTCACCTGCGGACTGAGCCTCGTCGTCGTCGGATTCGGGACCTCGCTCCCCCTCCTCGCGGCGGTGTCCTTCGCGTTCTTCTTCGGCATCCCCCTCATCAACGGCGCCAGCCAGTCCCTCCTCCAGCGCATCGTTCCCCTGGCGCTGCGGGGCCGGGTCTTCGCGTTCAGTTCGGCCATCACGGGGATGATGCTTCCGCTCGCCTACTCCCTCTCGGGCCCGCTGGCGGACCTCGTGTTCGAGCCCGCGCTCCGTCCAGGCGGTTCGCTCGTCCCGCTGCTGGGGACGCTCATCGGCACGGGGGCCGGGCGCGGCATCGCGCTGATGTTCCTCCTCGCGGGCACGCTGACCGTCCTGCTGACGGGCCTGGCCGCCCTCCACCGTCCTCTGCGGGCCCTCGATGCGAGGCCCGAGGCGTCACCTGGCCCCAGTGCCAGCGAGCCGCCCATTCCCACTTCCTCCGAAGGAGCCCTGCCGTGA